From a single Streptomyces misionensis genomic region:
- a CDS encoding LLM class flavin-dependent oxidoreductase: protein MPPENTTPSTQFGVFTVGDVTPDPTTGRTPSERERIKAMVAIALKAEEVGLDVFATGEHHNPPFVPSSPTTMLGYIAARTENLVLSTSTTLITTNDPVKIAEDFAMLQHLADGRVDLMMGRGNTGPVYPWFGKDIREGINLAVENYALLRRLWREDVVDWEGRFRTPLQGFTSTPRPLDGVAPFVWHGSIRSPEIAEQAAYYGDGFFHNNIFWPTGHTRRMIELYRNRYAHYGHGTPEQAIVGLGGQVFMRKNSQDAVREFRPYFDNAPVYGHGPSLEEFTEQTPLTVGSPQQVIERTLSFREYAGDYQRQLFLMDHAGLPLKTVLEQLDMLGEEVVPVLRKEFAKNRPANVPDAPTHRSLLAAKDAKDAQDAKDAQDTKEESTV, encoded by the coding sequence ATGCCCCCGGAAAACACAACGCCGAGCACACAATTCGGCGTCTTCACGGTCGGTGACGTCACGCCGGACCCGACCACGGGGCGTACGCCGTCCGAGCGTGAGCGGATCAAGGCGATGGTCGCGATCGCGCTGAAGGCGGAGGAGGTCGGTCTGGACGTGTTCGCGACGGGTGAGCACCACAACCCGCCGTTCGTGCCGTCGTCGCCGACCACGATGCTCGGCTACATAGCCGCGCGTACGGAGAACCTGGTCCTGTCGACGTCGACGACGCTGATCACGACGAACGACCCGGTGAAGATCGCGGAGGATTTCGCGATGCTCCAGCACCTGGCGGACGGGCGGGTGGACCTGATGATGGGCCGCGGGAACACGGGTCCGGTGTATCCGTGGTTCGGCAAGGACATCCGTGAGGGCATCAACCTGGCGGTGGAGAACTACGCGCTGCTGCGCCGGCTGTGGCGTGAGGACGTCGTGGACTGGGAGGGCCGGTTCCGCACGCCGTTGCAGGGCTTCACCTCGACCCCCAGGCCGCTGGACGGGGTCGCGCCGTTCGTGTGGCACGGATCGATCCGCTCGCCGGAGATCGCCGAGCAGGCGGCCTACTACGGCGACGGCTTCTTCCACAACAACATCTTCTGGCCCACCGGTCACACCAGGCGGATGATCGAGCTGTACCGCAACCGGTACGCGCACTACGGGCACGGCACGCCGGAGCAGGCGATCGTCGGGCTGGGCGGTCAGGTGTTCATGCGGAAGAACTCGCAGGACGCGGTGCGCGAGTTCCGTCCGTACTTCGACAACGCCCCGGTGTACGGGCACGGTCCGTCGCTGGAGGAGTTCACCGAGCAGACCCCGCTGACGGTGGGTTCCCCGCAGCAGGTGATCGAGCGGACCCTCTCCTTCCGGGAGTACGCCGGCGACTACCAGCGCCAGCTGTTCCTGATGGACCACGCGGGACTGCCGCTGAAGACCGTCCTGGAGCAGCTCGACATGCTCGGCGAGGAGGTCGTGCCGGTACTGCGGAAGGAGTTCGCGAAGAACCGCCCGGCGAACGTGCCGGACGCCCCGACCCACCGGTCGCTGCTCGCCGCGAAGGACGCGAAGGACGCGCAGGACGCGAAGGACGCGCAGGACACGAAGGAGGAGAGCACCGTATGA
- a CDS encoding FMN reductase, translated as MKLVVVSAGLSVPSSTRLLADRLAAVAAPAATAPEPQPAGVRVIELRDLAVEIAHNLTNGFPGKQLAGAFDTVAEADGLIVVTPVFSASYSGLFKSFFDALSAHDEGALAGKPVLIAATGGTARHSLVLDHALRPLFAYLKAVVVPTGVYAASEDWGAEGLDRRIARAAGELAALMGGFTTAPKPAGQSLEPVPFEQRLAALGRLPGRTRSHPATEL; from the coding sequence ATGAAGCTCGTCGTCGTATCGGCGGGACTGAGCGTCCCGTCCTCCACCCGGCTGCTCGCCGACCGGCTGGCCGCCGTCGCCGCCCCGGCGGCAACCGCCCCCGAACCCCAGCCGGCCGGTGTCCGGGTGATCGAGCTGCGCGACCTCGCCGTGGAGATCGCGCACAACCTCACCAACGGGTTCCCCGGGAAGCAACTGGCCGGTGCCTTCGACACGGTGGCCGAGGCCGACGGGCTGATCGTCGTCACACCGGTGTTCTCCGCGTCGTACAGCGGGCTGTTCAAGTCCTTCTTCGACGCGCTGAGCGCGCACGACGAGGGCGCCCTGGCCGGGAAGCCGGTGCTGATCGCCGCGACCGGCGGCACCGCTCGGCACTCCCTGGTCCTGGACCACGCCCTGCGCCCGCTCTTCGCCTACCTGAAGGCCGTCGTCGTCCCCACCGGGGTCTACGCCGCCTCAGAGGACTGGGGAGCCGAGGGCCTGGACCGCCGGATCGCGCGGGCCGCGGGCGAACTGGCCGCCCTGATGGGTGGGTTCACCACGGCCCCCAAGCCCGCCGGACAGAGCCTGGAACCGGTGCCGTTCGAGCAGCGGCTCGCCGCACTGGGCCGGCTCCCCGGCCGCACCCGGTCGCATCCCGCCACGGAGCTGTGA
- a CDS encoding WhiB family transcriptional regulator — MRTRTKPLLRVWEWQAEAACRGMDSAVFFSPAGERGRARRRREQAAREICGGCPVSGPCGRFALTSRQTYGVWGGYTEAERRATVPVHPK; from the coding sequence ATGAGGACTCGGACGAAGCCGCTGCTGCGGGTATGGGAATGGCAGGCCGAGGCGGCCTGCCGGGGGATGGACAGCGCGGTCTTCTTCTCGCCCGCCGGCGAACGCGGCCGGGCTCGCCGGCGCCGCGAGCAGGCGGCGCGGGAGATCTGCGGCGGCTGCCCGGTGAGCGGCCCCTGCGGTCGCTTCGCCCTGACGTCCCGGCAGACCTACGGCGTGTGGGGCGGGTACACCGAGGCCGAGCGCCGTGCCACGGTCCCCGTGCACCCGAAGTAG